The genomic DNA ACCGGCCTCCCGGCGAGGGGAGCGCGTCAGAAGCGGTCGGGCGACGGGGTTCCGTGGCCGTAGCGGATGACGACGTCGGCGTGACGGTCGAACCGGTAGCCGATGCCGCGCACGGTACGGACGATGTCCTCGTACCGGCCGAGCTTCGCCCGCAGCCGGCGCACGTGCACGTCGATCGTGCGCTCGCCCGGGGTCTCGTCGTCCTGGGCCTGCCAGAGGGCGGCGACGAGCTCGCTGCGCTCGATCGTACGGCCCTCGCGGAGGACGAGATACTGCAGCAGCTCGAACTCCTTGTAGGTGAAGGCGGCGGATTCGCCGTCGATGAGCACGCGCTTGCGGGAGATGTCGACGGTGACGCCGGACTCCTCGGGCGTGGTCTCCTCCTCGGCGGCGGCCTTGGTGCGGGCGATCGCGCCGGGCTCCTGCAGGGCGAGACGCACGACGTCGAGGTCTCGGCCGCCGGAGCCTTGCGGGGCGAGGGCGACGGTGGCGTGGGTCTCGGCGCCGGGCGCGAGCTCGGCCAGCGTGCGGCGGAGGGCGTCGACGAGCAGCGGAAGGCTCACACCGGCTTCGGCGGCCTTGATCTCGTCCAGGCCGACGTAGAGGGCGAAGCCGCGGGGCGAGCGGACGGCGGGGAGGTCGGCGCCGGCCGGGGCCAGCGGGGCCGACGGCTCGGCGGGTCGGACGGTGCGGCTGGGGGCGGTGACGGCGGGACGCTCGAGAAGGGCGGAGTTCGACATGATGATGGGTCCTCAGGACGTGAGCCCGACGGGAGGGGGCTCGGATGCGTTGCACGAATGACCGGCGGAGCCGGGGAAGCGAGCACGGGTGTGTGCTCGGGACGCTGCTCTCGCAGATGGCGAGGAGTCAGGTCAGGCGAGGTGGCTGTTCGTTCAGCGACACATTCGGCAACACATGTCAACGCGACCGGGCATCATCATCCCGGCAGTCCCGTTCGCCTCCTGGGCGGACATAGGGCGTGCGTTGATGGTCATGGGGGGATTATGTCCGATCGTGACGGGACATGTCAAAACGCCCGGGCGCGTCGCAAGAGGCGTAACGTGACACGGATGACGATCTCGCACACCGTCGGCGGCTTCATCCTGACCGACGAGAAGGACGCATCGCGGTACACCCTCACGCGCGACGGGAAGCTCGTCAGCGTGCTCGACTACCGGGACGACGGCCACACGGTCGCCCTCACCCGGGCCTACACGGTCCCGGCATTCCGCGGGAACGGGTACGCCGGGAAGGTGGTCGAGGGGGCGGTGGCCGACATCGCGGAGCGCGGCGACCGCAAGGTGGACGCCGTCTGCTGGTACGTGGCGGAGTGGTTCGCCGCGCACCCCGAGCAGTCGGGTCTTCTCCGCACGCGCTGATCTTCCGGCTGTATGACGAACTGTTACGGCCGCCGCCTGCGAGGATGAGGGCATGAGACTCGCCGAAGCCCTCGCCGCCCGCGCCGACCTGCAGCGCCGCATCGAGCAGCTGCGGGCGCGCATCGTCGCGAACGCCCGGTACCAGGAGGGCGAGGAGCCCGCCGAGGACGCGACGGCGTTGATCGAGGAGGCGGATGCTGCGCTGACCCGGCTGCAGAGCCTCATCCGCCGCATCAACGTCACGAACGCCCGGCTCGACATCGGCCCGGACGGGACGATGACCGATGCGCTGGCCGCGCGGGACGTGCTGCGTCTGCGTCACGCCGTGCTCACGGACGCGGCGGGCGCGGCCTCGGGGGCGAACGAGCAGTACCTGCGGCAGATGCGCTCGGAGCTGCGGCAGGTGTCGGCGCTGCCCGTCGCCGCGCTGCGTGCGCGGGCGGATGCGGTCGCCCAGGAGCTCCGAGAGCTCGACAACCGGATCCAGCAGGCGAACTGGTCGCATGACCTCGAGGAGGAGAGCGGAAGTCGGTAGTCGCGACGGAGCGGGCACAACCCTCAGCCGGCGGGGCAAGCCCGGCTCCTGTGGGCGGAGGGCAGCCCTGATCTCGCATCGCGCAGCCCCGCACGCCGCACAGGTGAAGGTGCACAGCGCATCTCGCATCACCGCGTGCCGACCGCCGCGACGAGGGTGGGTCAGGGGACCTTCCGCTTCCTCCTCGTGACTCGGGAGACGGCGCTCCCGGCACGCCTCGGAGGGAATGTCCGAGGGTCTTCGTACCGTGGGGGTATGCGGATCCTGCACACCTCGGACTGGCACATCGGCCGGACGTTCCATGGCAACTCCACCATGGATGCGCTCGCCGAGGTGCTCGCCGCCCTGACCACGCAGGTCAGGGAGCATGAGGTGGACGTGGTTATCGTCGCGGGCGACGTGTTCGACTCCGCCACGCCCTCGGCCGCCGCCTACACCCTGCTCGGAGACGCTCTCGTCGGTCTGCACGAGACGGGAGCGCGGGTGGTCGTCACCAGTGGCAACCACGACTCCGCCGCGCGGCTGGGGTTCCAGGCCCGACTGCTGCGCGACGGCATCCACGTGCTCACCGATCCCCTCGCGGTCGGCACGCCCGTCACGATCGACGATGCCCACGGTCCCGTGCACTTCTTCGGTATCCCGTACCTGGAGCCCGCGATCGTCCGCCAGCACTGGCCGGAGGGCGACGCCGAGGGGCGGCAGCTGCGCACGCAGGCCCAGACCATGACGCACGCGATGACGCTCGTCCGCGCGGGCATGCAGGAGCACGAGGGCCGGTCGGTCGCCATCGCCCACTGCTTCGCCGCGGGCGTGGAGCCGACGGAGGGTCTCGAGCGCGAGGTGCGGCAGGGCGGCCTCGACGTCGTCCCCCTCCGCGCGTTCGACGGCCCCGACTACGTCGCACTGGGCCACATCCACGGTCGCCAGCAGGTGAGCGAGCGGGTGCGGTACGCCGGCGCTCCGCTGCACTACAGCTTCGGCGAACAGCACAAGCCGCGCGGCTCCTGGCTGGTCGACCTGGATGCCGACGGCCTTGCGGGCGTCGAGTGGCTGGAGCTTCCGGTTCCGCGGCGACTGGTCACGCTGACCGGCACCTTCGAGGAGATCCTCTCCGCAGAGAGCGTGGCCGCGCACGCCGACGCCTGGGTGTGCGCCGTCTACACCGACGCCGTGCCGCAGACCGAGCCCATGCGACGGCTCCGCGAGGCGTACCCGCACTGTGCCATGGTGCAGCATCAGCCCGCTGCGACCGGAGAGGAGCGCGAGCGGTCGTACGGTGAGCGGCTGCGGTCCGCGGTGACCGATGCCGACCGGATCGAGGCGTTCCTCGAGCACGTGCGCGCCGGCCAGGGAGCCACCGAGGTCGAACGCGAGCTGATCCGCGAGGTGCTCGACGACCGGGTCCGCGCGGAAGCCCTCGTCTAGTGCGGCTGCATCGTCTGGAGGTCGAGGGATTCGGGCCCTTCCGTGCGCGGCAGACCGTGGACTTCGACGCCTTCGCCGACGACGGGATCTTCCTCATCGCCGGCCGCACCGGAGCGGGGAAGTCGAGCATCCTGGATGCGGTCTGCTTCGGGCTGTACGGCGGGGTGCCGCGGTACGACGGCGGGGAGAAGAGGCTCCGCAGCGACCACAGCGAACCGGACGACCCCTCCGAGGTCGTCGTCGAGTTCAGCACGCCGTCCGGCCGCTACCGGGTCACGCGTTCCCCCGAGTACCTCCGGCCGGCCCGGCGGGGAGGAGGCCTGACGAAGCAGGCGGCGGCGGTCTCCCTGGAGGAGCTCACGGACGACGGCTGGGTCGGTCGCGCGGCGCGGGCCGTCGACGTGGCGCACGAGCTCGACGACATCCTTCAGCTCAGCCGCGAGCAGTTCCTGCAGGTGATCCTGCTGGCCCAGAACCGGTTCTCGGAGTTCCTGCTCGCAGGCAGCAGAGACCGGCAGGCGCTGCTGCGCCGGCTCTTCGGCACCGAGCGTTTCGAAGACGTGCAGGCGCGGTTCGACGAGCGGCGGCGCCACGCCGAGCAGAGCCTCGGGGCGCGTCTCGCCACGGTGTCCGCCCGGCTGGACGAGGCCGAGCGCCTCGTGGCGGATGCCGACCTCGGACGCGACGCCGGCGACGCCGACGGCGAGGTCGGACCGGAGGCGCAGGGGGAGGGCCTCACGACGGCCGATCGCCTGGCGGAGCTGGAACGGGCGCAGGCTCGCGCTGCGTACCGGGCGGAACGGCGCGCTGCCGAGCGTCAGGAGGCGGAGAAGCGGTTCGAGGCCGCCGATGCTGTTCTGGCCGCCGCACGGGAGGATCAACGCGCGCAGAGCGAGCGCGACCGTGCCCGTGCGGCGATGGCGCGTCTGGACGCCGAGGAGGAAGCCATCGCCGAGGCGAAGGCGGAGCTCGCCAGGGCGCGGGCGGCCGAGGTGCTGCGGTCCTCGATCACCGCGGCCGACCGTGCCGTGACGGCGGCTGATGACGCGGTGGCTGCGGAGAAGCGCGCACGCGCGGACTGGGATCAGCTCGGTGTCGAGACCGACGACCTCGATGCGTGGATCGCCGACCGGACACGGGCCTCCGGGGTCTGGGAGCGCGCCGTCGTGCTGGAGGCCGAGGCGCCGCGCCGCGCCGCCGAGCGCGTCACCGCAGAGGAGGCCGTCGCCAACGCCGAGCGCCGGTGCGCCGACGGCGAGGCGGAGCGCGCGGCGCTGCCCGGACGGATCGCCGCCGTCACCGCGGAGCGGGATGACGCCCGTCGGCTCGGCGACCGGCTCCCGGCCATGGAGAGCGCGCGCGTCGCTGCCGAGCTCCGCCGGGAGGCGGCGGAAGAGGCGGCACGTCTGCAGCAGGAGTGCGCCGCGGCCGACCTGGTCCTCGCCGAGGCGACGTCCGCACAGGCCGCCGCGCAGTCGGCTCTGGCCGAGCTGCGCCAGCGCCGGATCGACGGCATGGCCGGGGAGCTGGCGTCCGCTCTGATCGAGGGTCACCCCTGCCCGGTGTGCGGGGCGCGGGAGCATCCGACGCCGGCAGACCACAGCGCCGCGGTCTCCGTGGAGGACATCGCGGCTGCGGAGACTCGGAGGGACGAGGCGGCGCGCCGCGAGCAGCAGGCGAGCTCGACCTGCACGTCGCTGCAGGTCGAGCTCGCTGCGGCTCTGGCGCGCGCGGACGGACGAGACGTCGAGACGGCGAAGGCCGAGCTCGATGCCGCCGTGGCCGCCGAGAAGGAGGCGCTCGCCGCGGCCGAGGCCGCGGGGCTGCGCGACGGCGAGCTCGTCGAACTCAGCGCCCAGCAGAGCGCGCTCGAGGAGCGGCGCGTCCAGGACGAGGCGGCCCTCGCCGAAGCCCGCGAGCAGCTCGCCCTGGTCGTCCAGCGCGACGAGGCCGCCCGTACGGCGATCGACGAGGCGCGAGGGAGCTACGCGTCGGTGGCTGAGCGCATGACGGAGGCCACCACCCACCTCGCCGTCGCACGCCGCCTCCTCGACGCCGAAGCCGAACGGGCGCGGAGGCAGCAGGCGGCCGCGGAGGCGGCTGCCGAGAGGGATGCCGCCCTCGACGCCTCCGAGTTCTCCGACGTCGAGGCCGCCACCGCGGCGCTGCGTCCGCCGGCGGTGCAGACGGAGCTGGACGAGCGGGTGACGACGCACGCCGTGCAACGGGAGAAGGAGCGCGCCCTGCTCTTCGACCTCGAGCTGCGCACACTGCCGGAGGAGCCGATCGACCTCGCGCCCCATGAGCAGGCGGCGCTCGACGCCAGAGCGGCGTGGTCCGCCGCCGTCGACGAGGCCACCAGGACGGCGGGCGATGCGGTGCGGCTGGCCGGCCTCATCGACGCCGCGAAGGACGAGCATGCCCGCACGGCGGAGGATGCCGCGGCGTTCGAGGTGCTCCAGGCCCTCGCCGACACGATCGCCGGACGAGGGGCGAACACCCGCAAGATGACGCTGGAGACCTTCGTGCTGGCGGCGGAACTCGAGGAGATCGTCGATGCCGCGAACCGCCGCCTCCACGACATGTCGGAGGGGCGCTACCGCCTGCAGCACTCCGACGCCCTGGCTGCGCGCGGTGCGGCGTCCGGGCTGGGCATCGTGGTCGCCGACGCCTTCACCGGGCAGACCCGTCCGCCGCAGTCGCTCTCGGGCGGCGAGACCTTCCTCACCTCCCTCGCGCTCGCCCTCGGACTGGCCGAGGTCGTGACGGCCCGCGCCGGAGGCATCCGCCTGGACACGCTGTTCATCGACGAGGGATTCGGGTCGCTCGACGGCGACACGCTCGACGTCGCGATGCGCACGCTCGACGAGCTGCGGCAGGGCGGTCGCACGGTCGGCGTCATCAGCCACGTCGAGGCGATGCAGGAGCAGATCCCCGCGCAGCTCACGGTCCGTGCGCTGCCGAACGGACCGAGCGTCATCGAGACGCGCTGAGGTCAGACCCCGTATTCGGCGCGGATCACCTCGCGCAGCTCGATGCTGCACCGGGCGATGGCCTCGCGGAAGTCGGCCAGGGCGCCGTCCTCCGCCTGGTCGGAAACGGCGCGGAAGGCGCGGATCGGCACGCCGAACTGCCCCGCCACCCAGATGTAGGCGTAGGTCTCCATGTCCACCAGGGCGGCACCCATCGGCCGGATCACGGCGGTGACCTCGGCGTCGTTCACGAAGTGATCACCCGTGGCGATCACGACGCCCTCGCGGCCTGTGGTCACCTGCGGCGGAAGCGAGACGTGCCGTCCGACGACGCCGTCCAGGTCGATCACGTCGTGCTGAACCGCGGTCGCGATCTCGTGCACCGCGTACGCACGCCCCTTCTCGATGGAGCCCGCGGTGCCGACGACGACGACCTCGTCGTAGCTCTTCGCGTCGAGGGCGCGGGTCAGGGCGTACGTCGCCGGCAGCTTTCCGGGGCCGGTGACCAGGCGGTCGAAGCCGTCGAGCTCCTCGGGGAAGGCGGACAGTTCGGACTCGAGGGCGGCGACGAGGAGCTTCACCGCTTCAGTCTCTCAGGTCGCGGCCGGATACCGCGTCCCGGCGAAGTGGCGTGACCCGCACGAAACACGGAAGGGGGATACTGGAGCCGAACCGATGAGCGGAGGACAACGTGTCGTTGCAGAAGCAGATCGCGGAAGACCTGGGCGCCCGGCCCGACATCGATCCCGAAGCGGAGGTGGAGCGTCGCGTCGGCTTCCTCGCGGACTACCTGCGCACGACCGGCGCGAAGGGCTTCGTCCTCGGCATCTCCGGCGGACAGGACTCGACGCTCGCGGGGCGCCTCGCCCAGCTCGCGGTGGAGCGGGTGCGTGCGGAGGGCGGGGAGGCGACCTTCCTCGCGGTGCGCCTGCCCTATCGCGTCCAGCACGACGCCGACGACGCGCAGGCGGCCCTGGACTTCATCGCGCCGGACTCGTCGATCGAGGTCAACATCCAGAACGGCGTCGAAGGCGTCGAGAAGGACATCGAGTCCGCCGTCTCCAGCGACATCTCCGACTTCAACCGCGGCAACATCAAGGCCCGCCTGCGCATGGTCACCCAGTATGCGCTCGCCGGTCACGAGGGTCTGATCGTCATCGGCACCGACCACGCCGCCGAGGCCGTCACGGGGTTCTACACGAAGTTCGGCGACGGGGCCGCTGACGTGCTCCCGCTGGCCGGTCTCACGAAGCGACAGGGGCGGGCCCTGCTCCAGTTCCTGGACGCTCCGGAGCGCCTGGCCTTCAAGGTCCCCACCGCCGACCTCCTCGACGACCAGCCGGGGCGCACGGACGAGGACGAGCTGGGGCTGACGTACGAGCAGATCGACGACTTCCTCGAAGGGCGGGAGGTCGACCCCGAGGTCGCCGGCCGCATCGAGGCGCGGTACCTCGCGACCCAGCACAAGCGTCATCTCCCGGTGACCCCCGACGACACCTGGTGGCGCTGACCGCGACCCGTCGTGCGGGACCGCCCGCTTTTCGCCGTGTCGGATGCCGCGGATAGTGTCGAAGCAGCCGACAGAACGGGAGAATCGTGCGGATCGACACAGGGGCGCAGCGGGTCATCTGGAGCGCGAGCGACCTCAAGGCGGCCGCCGAGTGCGAGTTCGCATGGTCGCGGGCGATCGACGCGAAACTGGGTCGGGTCCCCGCCGTCGAGGAGCCGGAGGACGCGACGCTCCTCCGCGCCGCCCAGCTGGGAGACGTGCACGAGCAGAACGTGCTCGACCGCTACATCCGGGAGCTCGGCGACGAACGGGTGCACCGGATCGCCAAGGTCTCCTCGAGCGATCCTGAGGCGCTCGCGGCCGCCGTCGACGAGACGCTGAGCGCTCTGCGGTCCGACGCGCTGGTCGTCTTCCAGGCGGCCTTCGCCACCGACGAGTTCGTCGGGTTCGCCGACTTCCTCCGCCGCGATGCGGACGGACGCTGGCGGGTGCAGGACTCGAAGCTCGCCCGAAAGGCCCGCGTGACCGCCCTCATGCAGCTCGCGGCATATGTCGATCAGCTCGACCGGCTCGGCATCCCTCGAGCCGACGAGGTCGACCTCATCCACGGGGACAACAGCGTCAGCACGCACGCCGTCGACGACCTCCTTCCGCTGTTCCGTGTGCGTCGGTCGCGGCTGCGCGCTCTCATCGCGGACCGCGCCGTGGCCGATGGCGCCGCCGGGGCGCCCCTCGCGTGGGGTGACGACCGCGGCGACCTGCGCGTGGTCGCCTGCGGGCGCTGCGCCACCTGCGAGGAGCAGGTGCTGGCCCACCGGGACCTCCTTATGGTCGCCCGCATGCGTCCGGTGCAGCGGGCCCGTCTCCGCGCCGCCGGGATCCTCACGATCGACGACCTGGCTGCGGCGACGCAGGCCCCCGAGGGCATGAACGTCGACACCTTCGAGAACCTCCGCGCCCAGGCCCGGGTGCAGCTGCGGGCGGATGCCGAGGGCGCGGCGACGTACGACGTGCACTACGCCGCGGCGATCCACACCCTCCCGGTGCCCAGCCACGGCGACATCTTCTTCGACTTCGAGGGCGATCCGCTGTACACCGAGCCCGCCCCCGACGGCGAGGCGGAGTGGGGCATCGACTACCTGTTCGGCTGGGTCGACAACGCCGACCAGTACACCGCTCTCTGGGCGCACTCGTTCGCGGAGGAACGCCGGGCGCTGGAGACCTTCCTCGACTTCGTGAAGGTGCGCCGCGCCGCGCACCCCGGCATGCACATCTACCACTACGCCCCCTACGAGACCTCGCATCTGGTCGCGATGGCCGCCCGCCACGGCGTGCGCGAGGGCGAGGTGGACCGCCTCCTCCGCGAAGGCGTGTTCGTCGACCTGTACCCGCTGGTGCTGCGCACCGTGCGGGTCGGGTCGCGGTCCTACTCCATCAAGAAGCTCGAGCCGCTCTACATGGGGGAGGACGTGCGCACGAGCGACGTCCAGAAGGGCGACGACTCCATCGTGCAGTATGTCGCGGCGCGGGAACTCGCGGCAGCGGGCGCGCAGGCCGAGGCCGACGCCGTGCTCGCCGACCTCGCCGACTACAACCGCTACGACTGCGTCTCGACCCGCCGGCTGCGCAACTGGCTCATCGAGATCGCCCGCGCGGAGGGCGTGACGCCGGCCCCGCCGGACGATGCGGACGAGGTCATCTACGAGCCGTCGCCGCGTTCGCTCGCTCTGCTCGGCGACGCGGAGCGTGCGGTGGAGGTCGGTGACGACGGGCTCGTGCACCGGATCGCGGCGGCCGCCATCGACTACTTCCCGCGCGAGGCGAAGAGCTTCTGGGTCGCGCACTTCCAGCGGCTTCGGGAGCCGGTCACCATGTGGGACGGCACGCGCGACGTGGTGAAGGTCGATGCGACCCGCTCGCGGGTGCGCCGCGACTGGAGCATCGGCGAAGGCCGCCGAGTGCTGTCGCGGGAGCTCGAGATCCGCGGCGAGGTGTCCCCGGGCACGACGCTCGGCCCCGGCGCGCAGCCGTTCGCGCTCTACGACGTCCCGGCCCCGTTCGACACCGACGTCCCGTCGCGGGCCGTGCACGTGCCGCACGGGGTCACAGTCGTCGAGGTGCTGGACGACGGGTACCTCGTGGTCGAGTCCGCCGTGCAGGGACAGACCTGGGACGACCTCCCCGTCGCGTTGACCCCTGCCGCGCCGCCTCGCGTGGTGTCGCTGCAGCAGGCGATCGACGAGTGGGCGGACGCGGTGCACGCGGCCGCCCCCGACTTCCCTGAGGACGCGGCCACCGACATCCTGCGCCGCCTGCCTCCGCGCACGGTGTCGGGGAACGCGCTTCCGGCCGCCGGCGACGATCCGATCGACGCGATCGTCCGCGGAGTCCTCGACCTCGACCGCAGCTACCTCGCGGTGCAGGGGCCTCCGGGCACAGGGAAGACCTACACCGGCTCGCAGGTGATCGCCCGGCTCGTCAACGAGCACGGCTTCCGCATCGGCGTCGTCGCGCAGTCCCACGCGATCATCGAGACGCTCCTGGAGCGCGTCGTCGCCGACGGTGTCGCCCCGGGTCAGGTGGCGAAGTGCCCCAAGGATGCCGACGCCGATCCCGGCTACACGGTGATCCCGAAGACCGGGATGGCCGCCTTCCTCGCCGAGCATGAGAACGAGGGTGCCGTCGTGGGCGGCACCGCGTGGGACTTCAGCAACACGCAGCGGGTCGCCAGGGGAGAGCTCGACCTGCTCGTGATCGACGAGGCCGGACAGTTCTCGCTCGCCTCCACCATCGCGGTGGCCGCCGGTGCGCAGCGGCTCCTGCTCCTCGGCGACCCTCAGCAGCTGCCCCAGGTCAGCCAGGGCGCCCACCCGGAGCCGGTGGACACCTCTGCGCTCGGCTGGGTGATGGACGGCGATCCCGTCGTGCGTCCGGAGTACGGCTACTTCCTCGCCCGCTCCTGGCGCATGCACCCGTATGTCGCGGCTCCGGTGTCGAAGCTCGCCTACGCCGGGAAGCTCGCGTCCGCTCCCGGTACCGAGCGGCGCGCGGTCGAGGGCATCGACCCGGGCCTCCACGTGGTGCCGCTGCGGCACCGCGGCAACGCGACCCAGTCCCCGGAGGAAGCCGCCGAGGTGGTGCGTATCGTCCGCGACCTCGTCGGCCGCACCTTCCACGACAACGACGCGGAGGGCAGCGTCCGCCCGCTGAAGCCGGAGGACATCATCGTGGTGGCGCCGTACAACGCGCAGCGGCAGCTCGTGCACGATGCGCTCGCGGCGGCCGGTTTCGGCGGGGTCCCGGTGGGGACCGTCGACAACTTCCAGGGCAAGGAGGCGGTCGTCTCTATCACGACGCTCGCCGCGTCGAGCGGTCGGGATGCCCCGCGGGGCCCGGAGTTCCTGCTGCTGCAGAACCGGCTCAACGTGGCGATCTCCCGCGCGCAGGTCGTGGCCTACCTCATCCACTCGCCGGCGCTGCTCGACGATCTGCCGTACACGCCCGAGGGCGTCGCGAGGCTCAGCGCCTTCGCCCGCCTGGTGGGCGCGGCTGAAGAGGAGGAATCATGATGTCGTCCGTCCCCGGGTCTGCTTCCGTCGAGACGCCGACGGCCGATGAGATCCTGCGCGCCGCCGCCGCAGGGGCGTGGTTTCCTCGCGGCAGCGAGGACGCCCGCGACGATCTGCTGCTCGTGCGCTACCCGGAGCGGTTCGGAGGCGGCGTCCGCGGCTCCCAGGTGACGTCGACGCGGCCCGCCGCCGAGGTGCTGGACGGAGCGCTGGAACGCACCAGAGCCTGGGGCGAGAACGTCTTCACGTTCTGGACCAACCCCGCGGACGACCCGGACCTCGAGGACGAGCTCCAGCGCCGCGGTGCGGTGCACTTCGACACCGTCACGGTGTTCGCGCGTCCGACCATCGGAGCCGCGGTCGACGTGCCGCCCGGGGTCACCGCCGAGGTCGTGCGCACGAGGGACCAGCTCCGCGAGGTCGACGCGATCAACGTCCCCGTCTGGGAGCAGCAGCCGCTGGACGAGGACGGTCTGGACGCCGAGTTCGCTGAACTCACCGCAGCCCTGTCCACGGGGGAGGGTTTCCGGGTGCTCGGCCGCATCGACGGTCGCGCGGTGAGCACCGGCGGCTGCACGATCGTCGACGGGTTCACCCGCCTGTGGGGAGCGGCGACACTCGACGCCCACCGCGGGCGCGGTGTCTATCGGGCGGTCCTCGCGGAGCGCCTGCGACAGAGCGCCGCGCGCGGGGCCGCAACGGCGCTCGTCAAGGGCCGCGTCTCGACCTCGGCACCGATCCTCGCGAGGGCCGGCTTCACGCGTTACGGCGAGGAGCGTGGCTACCGCCTGACCCTCTGACGCGAGTCGAGAGCGCGAGCGAGGTCAGACGGTGCCGTAGAGGCGGTCGCCTGCATCGCCGAGGCCGGGCACGATGTAGCCCTTCTCGTCGAGGCGCTCGTCGAGCGCTCCGAGGACGAGGGTCACATCACGGTCGCCCGCCATCGCCTCGATCGCGGCCACGCCCTCCGGGGTGCCCAGCAGGCAGATCGCGGTGACGTCCTTCGCGCCGCGGTCGAACAGGAACTGGATGGCCGCGGCCAGCGAGCCGCCGGTCGCCAGCATCGGGTCGATCGCGAAGCACTGACGGTCGGAGAGGTCGTCCGGAAGCCGCTCGGCGTAGGTGGTGGGCTCGAAGGTCTCCTCGTCGCGGACCATGCCGAGGAAACCGACCTCCGCGGTGGGGAGGAGCTTGACGAGGCCTTCGAGCATGCCGAGACCGGCGCGCAGGATCGGCACGACGATGGGCCGCGGCTCGGAGATCTTCACGCCCGTGGTCGTGGTGACCGGCGTCGTGATCTCGATCGGCGTGACCTTCACATTCCGCGTCGCCTCGTACGCGAGGAGCGTCACGAGCTCCTCGGTCAGCTGGCGGAAGACCGGCGACGGGGTGCGCGCGTCGCGCAGCACCGAGAGCTTGTGGGTGATGAGAGGGTGGTCGGCGACG from Microbacterium paraoxydans includes the following:
- a CDS encoding TM0106 family RecB-like putative nuclease; protein product: MRIDTGAQRVIWSASDLKAAAECEFAWSRAIDAKLGRVPAVEEPEDATLLRAAQLGDVHEQNVLDRYIRELGDERVHRIAKVSSSDPEALAAAVDETLSALRSDALVVFQAAFATDEFVGFADFLRRDADGRWRVQDSKLARKARVTALMQLAAYVDQLDRLGIPRADEVDLIHGDNSVSTHAVDDLLPLFRVRRSRLRALIADRAVADGAAGAPLAWGDDRGDLRVVACGRCATCEEQVLAHRDLLMVARMRPVQRARLRAAGILTIDDLAAATQAPEGMNVDTFENLRAQARVQLRADAEGAATYDVHYAAAIHTLPVPSHGDIFFDFEGDPLYTEPAPDGEAEWGIDYLFGWVDNADQYTALWAHSFAEERRALETFLDFVKVRRAAHPGMHIYHYAPYETSHLVAMAARHGVREGEVDRLLREGVFVDLYPLVLRTVRVGSRSYSIKKLEPLYMGEDVRTSDVQKGDDSIVQYVAARELAAAGAQAEADAVLADLADYNRYDCVSTRRLRNWLIEIARAEGVTPAPPDDADEVIYEPSPRSLALLGDAERAVEVGDDGLVHRIAAAAIDYFPREAKSFWVAHFQRLREPVTMWDGTRDVVKVDATRSRVRRDWSIGEGRRVLSRELEIRGEVSPGTTLGPGAQPFALYDVPAPFDTDVPSRAVHVPHGVTVVEVLDDGYLVVESAVQGQTWDDLPVALTPAAPPRVVSLQQAIDEWADAVHAAAPDFPEDAATDILRRLPPRTVSGNALPAAGDDPIDAIVRGVLDLDRSYLAVQGPPGTGKTYTGSQVIARLVNEHGFRIGVVAQSHAIIETLLERVVADGVAPGQVAKCPKDADADPGYTVIPKTGMAAFLAEHENEGAVVGGTAWDFSNTQRVARGELDLLVIDEAGQFSLASTIAVAAGAQRLLLLGDPQQLPQVSQGAHPEPVDTSALGWVMDGDPVVRPEYGYFLARSWRMHPYVAAPVSKLAYAGKLASAPGTERRAVEGIDPGLHVVPLRHRGNATQSPEEAAEVVRIVRDLVGRTFHDNDAEGSVRPLKPEDIIVVAPYNAQRQLVHDALAAAGFGGVPVGTVDNFQGKEAVVSITTLAASSGRDAPRGPEFLLLQNRLNVAISRAQVVAYLIHSPALLDDLPYTPEGVARLSAFARLVGAAEEEES
- a CDS encoding GNAT family N-acetyltransferase, producing MMSSVPGSASVETPTADEILRAAAAGAWFPRGSEDARDDLLLVRYPERFGGGVRGSQVTSTRPAAEVLDGALERTRAWGENVFTFWTNPADDPDLEDELQRRGAVHFDTVTVFARPTIGAAVDVPPGVTAEVVRTRDQLREVDAINVPVWEQQPLDEDGLDAEFAELTAALSTGEGFRVLGRIDGRAVSTGGCTIVDGFTRLWGAATLDAHRGRGVYRAVLAERLRQSAARGAATALVKGRVSTSAPILARAGFTRYGEERGYRLTL
- the upp gene encoding uracil phosphoribosyltransferase, yielding MRVHVADHPLITHKLSVLRDARTPSPVFRQLTEELVTLLAYEATRNVKVTPIEITTPVTTTTGVKISEPRPIVVPILRAGLGMLEGLVKLLPTAEVGFLGMVRDEETFEPTTYAERLPDDLSDRQCFAIDPMLATGGSLAAAIQFLFDRGAKDVTAICLLGTPEGVAAIEAMAGDRDVTLVLGALDERLDEKGYIVPGLGDAGDRLYGTV